GCGCTTCGCAATAGATAATGTCCTTATGCATAATTTTAGAAAGCACGCCATTTTCTTTAATAAAGATATAATCCAGGTGCTGATTGTTATCGGCTTCATTGATTTTAAAAACACGTTCAACAGCTTTTAAAAATTTACCATACTCAACAGGCTTTACCAAAAAGTGGATTACTTTATGTTCAAATGCTTTAACAGCATATTTTTCTTTCGAAGTGATGAGGATAACCGGTGGCAGTTCTTTAAACGATTCAAGGAATTCTATACCCGTCATTTCGGGCATTTCCACATCCAGAAAAATTAGATCGGTGGTTGCTGCATTTTTACGTATGTAATTTACACCGGCAATGGGATTTGAAAAAGCTTCCACAAAATTTAAACCTTCAGTACTGGTAATAAAATGTTTCATCAGGTTTATCGAAACCGGATCGTCATCTATAATAATGCAATTTATCATGCTGCAAAGTATAAAAATATTTATGATACAATGAACACTAAATTTTATTGCTCAAAATAAGTGAGGCGTGGCAAATATTGAAAGAGCCGAATTTACATTGCATGGTTATGTATACAAAGCAATGGATGGACCGGGCAATCATAATTTTACTTTCAGCGAAGGTTTATCGTTTGTAATAAATTGCGACACGCAAGAACAGATAGATTATTACTGGAATAGCTTTACAAAAGATGGTGGTGAAGAAAGTATGTGTGGATGGTGCAAAGACAAATTTGGTGTTTCGTGGCAGGTTGTTCCATCCATACTTGGTAAATTAATGAATGATGCTGAAAAAAGCCAACGTGTAATGCAAGCTTTTATGCAAATGAAAAAATTCGATATTCAAGAATTATTGAATGCTTAATACAGATTGCATTTTTTAACTTTGGTTTTAGAATTGCAGATTTTATTACCATAAATACAATGAGATTTTGAAGTCCCTCGTAAAATTATGTATTTGCATAAAGTCTGCAATGTTTTTAATATTGAGTTGGCATCGCTACACTTGAAATTGAATTCCTTAGTGCCTTTGCGTCTTAGTGGCTGTAATTTATTTATCGAAAATCAATAAGATTTTGGCACGTATAAGGTGTATGCATATCACTTTTCAAATTTGTTTTTCACATACTGCATTCAACCTTCAATTTTTATTTCCGCAATTATTACCTTTGTAAAATATTAGAAATAAAAATAAAATGGAACCAATATTCTTTGCCAAACAATCGGATTTTAGAAAGTGGTTGATAAAAAATCATAAGAAAGAAACTGAGTTGATAGTGGGTTATTATAAAGTGGATAGTGGTAAACCAAGTATAACATGGCCACAATCGGTTGATGAGGCTTTGTGTTTTGGATGGATAGATGGTGTACGACATTCCATAGACCAGTACGCTTATCAAATAAGATTTACACCGCGAAAATCAACCAGCGTTTGGAGTGCAATAAATATTAAGAAGGTAGAGGAGCTAACAAAAAAGGACTTATGCAGCCTGAGGGGCTGGCCGCTTTTGAAAAGCGAAAAGATGAAAAGTCGAAAATATATGCTTTTGAAAAGGATGAAGTAAAATTAACAGAAGGTTTTGAAAAAATTTTTAAAGCGAATAAAAAAGCATGGAATTATTTTCAAGCACTTGCACCTACATACAAAAAACCTTCGGCCAATTATATAATGAGTGCAAAACAAGACGCAACCAGGTTAAAACGGCTGAATGAAATTATTGCAGATAGCGCAGCGGGAATAAATAAATGGAAGGATAATAAGTATAACAAAAAGCAAAGCTAAGGCAGTCAATATTTTTGTGCATGGTTCGTGACCTCGCAAACTATTCTGCATTCAACATCAACATCCTTGAAATCTATCGACAAATCAAGAAAATATTTTTTAGTGCATGGTTCGCGGAAACACAACCCAGAGACACAAACATTTTCTTATTTTTCTTGTTGCAAAATAATCTTTTCGGTGTAGCTTCCTTTTGTGTCTGTTGTAATTGTAAGAAAGTAAACTCCATCTTCGGCATCAAAATTTACTTCTGTAGTTTTATTTATCAGTTTTAACTCCTGCAACTTTTGTCCAATTACATTTCTTAAAGTAAGAGTTTGTTTTTCAGTTGGAATATCGGAAAGCTCAATATAAAATTTTCCATTACTTGGTTTAGGATAAATTTTAATAGATGAACTCAAACCATTTTCTTTTACACCAGTAATCGAAATCACATTAGATGTTCCTATACAGCCATTGCTATCATTAATAATAACATAATAAGCGCCCGCTTGTATGGGTACAAAAAAACTATTGGTTGCGCCAAAAACAATACCACTACCAACATTCCACCATTGATAAGAAAAAGCTGGTGAAGCAAACAAGGTATCGTTAGATTGAGTAATGGATGGTATGGGAGATTGATATTCATTAATAAAACCGGGTAGGGTTAAAGTGTCACAACCTGCTGTGTTACAGGCTATGAGTGTAACATCAAAACTTCCATAATTGTTGTAACAAATGTTTGTTGGATTTTGAACAGTTGAAGTATCAGGCGATGCTCCATTGAAATACCATTGCCATGATGTTGGGTTGTTGGTTGAAAGGTCAGTGAAATCAATGCACTGTTTCTCACAAAATATCGAATCGCTTGAAGCAAGATTAACCACTACCGCTCCACAAGGATCAAATAGCACATTTACAGAATCTGTTCCACTACAACCATCCAATGTAACTGTAACAATATACGTAGCTGTACTGTTGGCAGTAATCGTATTGGTTGTGTTGCCATTATTCCACAAGTAAGTAGCGTACACAGAATCAGGCGATAATATGATGGATTGTCCATTGCATAAAGTGGTATCATTGCCTATAAACGGCAATGGGCTCTTATTAATCTTAATATTAAAATTTATCGTGTCAGAAAATGGAGCTATTGATTTTGTTCGAAAAAGTTGCACGTTATAATTGCCTACTGCTGCAAAATAATGTGAAGTTGATGCATCAATAGATTGATTGAGAGGGCCACTGCCGGGATCACCAAAATCCCATTGATAGGTGAGGTAGCTTAACGAGTCGTCAAGAATGAATGTGGTAGTATCGCCAAAACAACATTTGGCAATTTCAACAAACTGAAAAATGCCCTGGTTAAAATTCGGCAAACCATATATGCATTTTGCCCCTGCCAAAAACACAGCACTATCAACAAAGTTGCAGGCCAGGCCTAATAAATTAGGTGAGTTTATTGCGCCCAACCATTCTGCACTAAAGCGCGAATAATAAATTTTACCATCAGGCGCTAATTGTATTGCACCTGGAATAAAAACGCCTAGAGTTTGAGTTGGGATGGTTATTTGCGATGCTGCAATAGCAGCACTAGAGCCGGCATTTAAGTCCCATTGATACAATTCAAAAACATCATAAGTGCCAGCATATAATACATCGCTCGATGGTGAAAACTCTACGCTATAACCCCCGGTTAAATTTGAATTTGGCGTAAGCACATTTGCATTTGATACTATACCGGTTGCGTTGTCAAAATCACAGTACCAAAATTCGCAAGGCTTACCTAACGCAATTGCCAAGCGCTTGCCATTAGGAGACATTTTCAAATTTCCCACAAAAGCAGGAGCTAAGTTTGAACATACCGGTCCAACACTAGATATGATTGGAGCCAATAAACCGGTGGGTGTTAGCTGATAGGCTACAAAATTAGTACCTACTGCTTCATGCGATACTACCCAAACATCTTTTCCATTGGCATGGAAACAGGCGCTTAATCGCTCCGATGTGGGGCCATACAGTAATTGATTTTTCAAAGTAACAGCTCCTAATCCGCCATTTAACGAAATATCAATTATGTTATATCGAAAGCCATCGGGGCCGCAAAAGCCATCAGTGGTAAATACATAATAGATAGTATTTGGCCCAGGTTGTTTTACAATTAATGCCGATTGTGTGGATGAAGAATTTCCAAGTAAGCCGGTACCATTGGCCATTAAAATATGATTTTTATTCCATACACTTATTCCGTCAGTATAAAATTGCAAATCGCCATTCTGGTCGGCAATGCTACTGCAACCTTCTACTTGGGTCATAACACTTGATAGATTGGCAACAGGAACTCCCGAGTTGAAATCTACAGCTGCTTCGTGGCCAAAGTACCATTGGTTAGCGGTTTTTTTTGGCCATTGGCAATTAAGCTAACTAGCATAATGTAAAGCAAAATTTTTGTTTTCATGTTTTATTTATTTAGATGTTTAGATAAATCAATTGATAAAAAATCGGTTCGTATAAATTTTATTGGCACAAATTATTTTTGCAAAACAAATACAGATTATAAGGAATAGATTTTTTTTCCCCGATAAGAATCGGGATTTCGCTTCTTGTTTGTAGTTGAGTTCAACATTTTGTTCGTTTTTAATTGTTGGAGTAAAATGATTTTGTCAACTGTACAATTAAATAAAACAGGTTAACTGCTTGAAATGTTTTTCTTTTTTATTAGTTAAAAACTAAAAGTTAAAAGTGAATAGTTTTTTTGTCCCTTGTTCGCTGTGACTTGAACCATTAACACAATTTATTTTTCCACGACAAGTTTTTTTGTTTCAGTAAAATCTGCTGTTTGAATTTTAACAACATAAATTCCCTTTGCAAAATCTTGCGTGTTTACTTCTAGTTTTTGCGTTTCTACTTCAATTGTTGTGTAAATTATTTTTCCCGTAATATCGGTAATGTTTACATCAACTTTTTTGTTGTTGCTACCTAAATTGATTGTGAATTGACCTGTGGTTGGGTTAGGATAAATTATAAAGGAAGAACTAAAACCATTTTCTTTTACACCAGTAATCGCAATCACATTAGATGTTCCTATACAGCCAATGCTATCATAAATAATAACATAATAAGCGCCCGCTTGTATGGGTACAAAAAAACTGTTGGTTGCGCCAAAAACAATACCACTACCAACACTCCACCATTGATAAGAAAAAGCTGGTGAAGCAAATAAGGTATCGTTAGATTGAGTAATGGATGGTATGGGAGATTGATATTCATTAATAAAACCGGGTAGGGTTAAAGTGTCACAACCTGCTGCGTTACAGGCTATGAGTGTAACATCAAAACTTCCATAAGTGTTGTAACAAATGCTTGTTGGATTTTGAACAGTTGAAGTATCAGGGTTTGCTCCATTGAAATACCATTGCCATGATGTTGGGTTGTTGGTTGAAAGGTCTGTGAAATCAATACATTGCTTCTCACAAAATATTGTATCAGAAG
This window of the Bacteroidota bacterium genome carries:
- a CDS encoding response regulator transcription factor — protein: MINCIIIDDDPVSINLMKHFITSTEGLNFVEAFSNPIAGVNYIRKNAATTDLIFLDVEMPEMTGIEFLESFKELPPVILITSKEKYAVKAFEHKVIHFLVKPVEYGKFLKAVERVFKINEADNNQHLDYIFIKENGVLSKIMHKDIIYCEALGDYVKVHLKEKTHVVNSTMKNIEDKLKMNKQFMRVHRSYIINLNFLENFDAETSIVGGHIIPIGNKYKANLQARLNII
- a CDS encoding VOC family protein, producing MANIERAEFTLHGYVYKAMDGPGNHNFTFSEGLSFVINCDTQEQIDYYWNSFTKDGGEESMCGWCKDKFGVSWQVVPSILGKLMNDAEKSQRVMQAFMQMKKFDIQELLNA
- a CDS encoding PKD domain-containing protein codes for the protein MTQVEGCSSIADQNGDLQFYTDGISVWNKNHILMANGTGLLGNSSSTQSALIVKQPGPNTIYYVFTTDGFCGPDGFRYNIIDISLNGGLGAVTLKNQLLYGPTSERLSACFHANGKDVWVVSHEAVGTNFVAYQLTPTGLLAPIISSVGPVCSNLAPAFVGNLKMSPNGKRLAIALGKPCEFWYCDFDNATGIVSNANVLTPNSNLTGGYSVEFSPSSDVLYAGTYDVFELYQWDLNAGSSAAIAASQITIPTQTLGVFIPGAIQLAPDGKIYYSRFSAEWLGAINSPNLLGLACNFVDSAVFLAGAKCIYGLPNFNQGIFQFVEIAKCCFGDTTTFILDDSLSYLTYQWDFGDPGSGPLNQSIDASTSHYFAAVGNYNVQLFRTKSIAPFSDTINFNIKINKSPLPFIGNDTTLCNGQSIILSPDSVYATYLWNNGNTTNTITANSTATYIVTVTLDGCSGTDSVNVLFDPCGAVVVNLASSDSIFCEKQCIDFTDLSTNNPTSWQWYFNGASPDTSTVQNPTNICYNNYGSFDVTLIACNTAGCDTLTLPGFINEYQSPIPSITQSNDTLFASPAFSYQWWNVGSGIVFGATNSFFVPIQAGAYYVIINDSNGCIGTSNVISITGVKENGLSSSIKIYPKPSNGKFYIELSDIPTEKQTLTLRNVIGQKLQELKLINKTTEVNFDAEDGVYFLTITTDTKGSYTEKIILQQEK